DNA from Macrobrachium rosenbergii isolate ZJJX-2024 chromosome 21, ASM4041242v1, whole genome shotgun sequence:
AGGGATAATTCTTTGTAGATTGTTTTCTCTCCTggatatctactttttttttctcagcatgGGGTTACTGAAAATAATTGATAGGTGCGCCTTACGTTCTCGGCGAAATGGAGCTAATCAAAATATCAGTATAAGAGCAAAGTCCTCAAACACTAGTGCTTTATAAATCATGAAATCAACAATGTTGTTTAAGTTACTCTGGGAAAATATTGGATAGACTGAATATGAAAAGGTGATTTATTTTATAACGGATCAATATATTTTGTCACTACTGTAGTTATCGCTAAGAGTGCTCGAGGAGTCCTAACTCAGGTTGAGGAATGGATGAAAAAagcctttttacttttatttcagcaCATTTGAATTTGGGTACTTTACTGGAGTAACATATTTTGTGAGCGAAACACaattttaagtaaaaagaaactggaaatgtTTTACAACATTGGTTACCAATAAAAACTCGTTCTTGAGGCACCATTCGATCAAGAGCAATCACTACAGTTTCGAGTTACACAAAGCTCACCTTCAGACTGAAGCATAGACAGGATTGCAGCTAAGCAGTCAGTTAGAgtagagaaaaaataacaatgaacccCGAGGACATGAAGACCTCGTAAGTTACACCAAACTGGCCGTGTCATCTTATAACAATATTTGTAAGATTTACTGTTctcaaaaaatgagaaataatgacACTGTCAAATTCATAACAATCATCATTCAGATTCACAGTAAGGGTTATACTTTTGTTACTGCTGATTCTGCTATTTTACGTTTTTTAGGAGAATTTTCGCGCAACGTttcaaatgtatttcttttttaacaggTGAATTTACGGTATGTTATTTTCGGACTCATGGATGAATAAATCATTACTTTTGCATTGTCCTTTCTAACTGATCTCATATGCTCAATTTGACGTCCATATACTGACAACATAACAATCGTTACCAGTAAATCCATGAAGTGCAATAAACCTGAGATTGTTCTTAACTAACTCATACTTGGATTTACAAACTGCTTTAACACCCAGCTGTTCCAGTTCTTTCAAAGTTTGTCTGTTACCTTAAGGTGTGGAATCACTAACAGGGCCGTGCGATAAGAGGATAAACAGTAAGGGGGCTTCCTTGTTTTAATGGCATTTTTTAATAAACGGGGAGGGGCACCGTCTCTTGAAACAATCTATCAGAAACGAACTTTCTCTGTTAATAAAATCAGGACTAGAGATTTTACAGACCCAtaagaataatgaagaaagaacagagatttatattttattttcataataggaaaagaaataaacataaaaaattgaagAGAATTCATTATATGTGATTCATACATCtaaaaacctttttattgttatattactgTTTACATGTAAAACTTAATTATCGGATTCAGTTGATTAAGTTGCTGCAAAAATATATGGAAACCTTCATTCAGATCACAAATTGACCAGATATCTACAACATACCTAAACCAATCATGAAACAGTATTACATAATAATTCGCTTCTAAACGATTCCATAAAGAAATTTCTTAGAAATGGGAAAGAGGAAAGCTCATGGGACAACCGCAAGTATATTGataacattttcctttaaaaggGAAAACAGTATTATTCAAGCAATGTAGTAATACCTAATAAAACCGTGGAGGGAAGCGGTAACAGGTCAGGATTCGTATTTTCTTGATAAAGTCCGGGGGACACTTAAGATTAGAGGTGGCTAAGACAAAGTTTTTATTTGCACATACTTACACTTATATAGCGTAATTGTCCCGTACACCTATTACAGCATATAGATTCATTCTACATATAAATAACGCACAAACGTGAATggtaacagaaacagaaaaaggtaGGATTCATCTACTTGACCATTCAGACAAATACGGAACAAATGACATTCCGTTTAGGTTCAAACGGAACACTATCTCACCCTCGAATACGGAATACATAATTATCTACTTCACGGTCCACCTGCTTAGGCCATGCTTCAAGAAACCGGTAAGAACCCTCGACGCTCCCTGTCATAAGGACCAGTGATTCAGAGACCAAGTCAAAAGTTATTTGCCACGAATCTGGTGTAAGTGTGCCATATTTCACAAGACAATGATTTCTGACACAAATGCGAAGTGCTATATGCAAGAGATTTTTACATGACATAGGATAAAGAGGTACGTCTGTATGGCTGTGTGTCTTGGTCAAAATACTTCTCTACACCGCATAGTTtggttttgaaatatgaaatatgatagAAGCAGGATACTGAGTGAAATGAACTTTAAACACCGGCGTTAAAATCAATTATGTAACCGAATGCAGATACTGTGCATTTCCTGGATTCAAAAACGCTCATAATAACAGtgaatttcttatttaatatCAGTGATCAGAAAGCTCCCAGTCACATGCATGTTTATAGGAAGAAACATGATGGACGGAGATATTAACTATTGTTCATTACTTTTAAATCAGTTACTTTAAAAGAAAGATTGATCTTGACTACAGGGTTTGAGAGTTGCCTTTTTAATCCATAAGATCTTAATAATAACGAAGAATCTGCATCCTAGAAGAGGAGAGCTTattaaaattgcaattttttttaactagaccAATAACTGTCATACTTGCTGTTTCCTGTGTGAATCCTGGATCCGAGAGCTATATTTTTGCTGCACCGCACGGCACTGAATTTAGTACTAATAGTTCAGGAACTCTGCTGTCTGAATTACAGTATGCTAACTCGCAAACAATGGTTCGGGGTTTAAATGGGCgtggcaaagataaaaaaattgatacatGATAGCGAACATGTTTAAAGGAAATGTATTTAGAAATTCGACGATTAATAAAATACATAGGCTACtataaaatgttccttttttcaCGAAGATTATGTACAAGACTTTCCTCAATAttacaaataggaaaaaaaaaagagatgtccTAATGAATATATGCTTTTCTGTTTCATCTTCCAACGGCCTTTGAAACTATATGGTGACAATTCAGCACCTGGGACGTTAAGTGATAATGCTGTAACGTTTGGTATGGTTACAAGTAGTTCTCGGTTATAACAGCCAGCGAAGTACCTTAGGTAAGGAGTagtatgtaaaaattaatttaccaTTTAAGTTAAGAGTAAGAGAGTCAAGTTAAGACAAACACAGCAACGCTCATTACTTTTATATAGAAACAGACATTAAACACTGAGTAAATCTCCGTTAAGAAGAATTAAAACGTACCATGAAATGGGAAAAAGGATATAGAGTTTAAATAAGTTCATCAGTCAATGTTTAGATTTATGTTATTTGTGTGACTTTTGCAGATAACTGCTGTCTAAAGTAAATTCGGGATTTTATTTGTGCCAATTATCTGTCGGAACCCGTATGCACCATTTTCATTTAGTGGGGTATAACTTAATTAAACACACATTAATCTTTGACATTTTAATTAGCCAACGGTGAAAAAATTTCTggcgaataatgaaaaaaattaagtggcGAGGATAAATTTATGCTGATGACAATGACAAGGCAGTCATTTTAAGTTCTTCAACCAGTCCTTAATCTTCAGTGTCTTGCAAGATCCTTTGGTCACGAACCATGCTTTCATATCCTTGTAGACTTTAGGCGCCTGGTCTTCATGTAGCTTCTTGCAGAGTTCACAAAATGGCTGAGCTGTGTTCGACCAGCCGGTGTCTATCGTGTAGTGTCCTTTCCACCTGAAAGGTAACGGAAAGCTATCGGCAATACATTTTTGGTAAAGATGAAAGGGGATTAGCACAGAACTAAGATTATACAACAGACAGAAGCGACGGGGCACATCTTATGTTAAGTGGATCAACGACAGGAAACGAAACTGAAGCCCACAGGGAAAAGCTACAAACGCAGGCACGAGTAAATTAGAAAAGAGAGAATCCGTACTACCGTTTTTATTACTCTTACTGTCAGAAGTTTCCCCGGGATTGGGTAGATTTAACCTTTGCTGCTCTTTTCAGGTTtaattaaataacatttaatacAACACTGCAACATGAAAGTGATGGCAGATTAAGAGTCAtcgtaagaaaatatatattaacatgtaaATCAATCTATTAAGCAAAACGTTAAGCTGCTGATCATGCTTCACTAACAAAATTACAACTCGAGATATTGAGAAATATTTATCGCCTCTCAACAACCTACAGAATGATGGGAGGAGGATGCCATTTACAACtttcttacctttttttataACACTCACTGCTTATTTAGCCGAGGGTTTCAGGATTACGTTATTTTACATGAGACGAGGCCGCAGCCTTAAGACGATGGTGCCAAACCATACTTAGTGCATCTATAAAGATTATGTAATTTCATCTCGCTTAAAATGttgcaattaaaatttttatgaataaattaaaacgTTAATTTGAACTCCCTTTGCTTTTTTCAATAATGCAACAACGACTTTATTAAGATCTTATGAAAGAGGAgtaaaataggattttttttttagttgaaaatcaATTTTCAGGTGATTATACAGGATATATACAAGGGAGCGACTTTGCTCATGTAAAACTTCATGCTTTGGAATGTTCCCTCCCCCATTTTTTCTACCTCCTGTAGGATTACACCTTCCAAGAGGCAAGCCCATCAATTCTGCATTGGTCAGACACCACTGCATTTCTATTCCCTTTTTCTCGTTTTCGGTACGCCTAGGCTAAAGTAACGGACAACAGAACACGCGGAAAACGAGTTTAAGAGAGAAGCTCTCGGTAAGGGAAAATAATGAACACTTGCCCATACAGCATCCAACTGTTTCCACTTACCGGAAATAATCGTTGTACGCGGTGTCATTGCCATCTAAGTATTTCAGGTACTCCGCCAGTGATCTGACGTCCGGGAATTTTAGCGCGTTGATGTACGATCCCGGAGGAGCTATTTTGTCGTAGTCGGCAAGGCCGTAAACAACTGGGATGACGTTGTATCTgatgaagcatatatatatatatatatatatatatatatatatatatatatatatatatatatatatatatatatatatatatatatgtgtgtgtgtgtgtgtgtgtgtgtgtatgtatgtacagtatgtacagtatgtatgtatgtatgtaagtatatatattcattaggcTACGGTTTCTTTTCTAGATGAAAGTTAAGTCAACGATACATTCAAGTCAggcttttagatttttatttctgtgacatTTCAGAATTCAGTCTCATGAAACTGCCTAAAATTgaatgaatgatatattttcGATGTATTTTGCTGGCaccaaatatcaataataaccaTCTCCATTAAGGATGTAATCACTACCACGACAATTACAATAAATTAGCTTCATCGTCACAAGTGTCTGATGAGAATGAGTCATATCACGCGGCACTTACTTCAGAATGTTGAAAAGCTTTTCCGTGACGTAATCCTTACAAACTGAGTTCTCAAACGAGAGGTAGAACTTGTAGTTGTCTTCTAGAAGCTTGTAGCACTTCTTACCGTACTTGTGGGGACACTTCTTGGGGCCACACTTGCCGAAAATATCTACCTATTTAGATTAATAAGTTAGCATAATTTTCGTTCGTAGAGAAGTATAACACACCCGAAGCCGATTGTTTTGACTATTTTGACAATCGTCAAGCTCAGAACAATGTATTTTCTTTGTATCCAGATGTGAATTGTTTATAGCAGCATATTTATAAGGTAGTGTGTGTACAGCACATGcatacacagtcacacacacacacacacacacacacacacacacacacacacacacacacatatatatatatatatatatatatatatatatatatatatatatatatatatatatagaacatatttacatttatacgtacCTGAAAATGTTTCTGAAGCGCTTTTACAAACTTTTCTCTTCTTGAGTGAGAGCGGCAATTCGAGACGAACCAGGCagccatttttgtttttccagcGGCATAATTTTCTCTCCACGACGAAAAATTTTGCGTTTCATTCTCATATACTCTTCCGTATCTgttgaaagaaaggaagagaaaaactaGTCGACAGGTACggaaataaaagcaaaggaaGTAGGAAGAAGGTTTTACATTCATTGTTATGTTCACTGTTCAATGAAAGCTTTTTTTGTAAGACTGCAGACTGAATTTTTCGCTCCTGTAGTGAAACACATTCTAACTGGTTCAGTAAATTCAAggtgtgatttatatacatcacAGTAAAATGTTCTGTCAATTATTTATGATATGAGTCCGTCATACCTCGTATCTATTTTGTAAAGCTAATTATTCAGACATAACAGTTCTCATTTCCACTGAATGGTAAATCTATTTTCTGTTCTTATCTTACGTGTTTCCATTGTACTACTCCGTCTAAGTTTAAGTGAGACGAGGAAACtgcaatcattatcattacacagaaccaCGGTCTAGGTTAGCGTTATTTCAATGAAGTCGGATGGACCAATACTTGCAAAATGTAAATGTCATTTGACTTACGTGTATACGATATCAGAATCTCTTCTATAAGTCATAGTCCAATTGAAGACACCATTATAGATCCTGATGTCTTGGTAGATGTACGATGATGATTCAACTTCTTCGAAAATCCAACGCTGGCGGTCGTATCTTATCAGAATGAGAAAGCGAAAAATTCATCTATTATTACATCCTTCGTGCTTCCAATTTACACATCAACAGCGTGATAAATTTTGCATTACATTGCATAATAAACTCAGTATTTAATTAAACTCACCAGATGATAACTGACTGTAAATAAAGGATTAATAAGATCATTTTAATTTCTAagacataaaaggaaaattgacgTGGTGTGGTACTTATAACCACAACTACGCCTACATGAaactatatgcatacatacatacgtgcacgcacgcacacgcacacacacacacacgcccaaaAGTACAGTGCAGAAAAATAACGATAACATACACGCAAAACCAGAAGGTGCCATCGTTACATCCGTTAAGTCCAAGCGCTGAGTCACAGCACCACCACAAGCAAACTGCCTGAACAGACCTACCTCAGCCTGGGCATATCTCGAGGGTTTGTGGTGCGGAAGTGGAATATGATGGCATCGAAGTCGATGAAGGGAACCAAAGTTCGGTTCCCCGTCACAAAACATGAGTCTACTTCACACCTAGCCAGCTTGAACGGCGCTTGACCAAAGCCAAAACCCATCGTTTTCGAGCCATATCCCTGCAAgagtaaaagttatttttatcggTAAAAAGTACGAACATTCACGTTCCATTTGGCAATAGGATAAAGTGATCCATTAGATAAAATGCACACATGTTTATAGACAACATTTTAATAAGTAGTGTTCTTCGGAGGATCCTTGTGATTTGATTTTCAGCTCTGTGACCTCCTGTCTTTGTTTAATCTAGCCCTTGTTCTGTAAAATTGTCATTCTTGTCTTAGTTTAATCTAGCCCTTGTTCTGTAAAATTGTCATTCTTGTCTAAGTTTAATCTAGCCCTTGATCTGTAAAACTGgcatattaaaagaagaaaatatacaaatttcacCTAATAAAAGGCAGAGATCTATGCAGCGCGGGCCGGagaagggacactgcaaggaaTCTGTAGTCcttttttaaattcacaaatattaatccataaacatcatttaatatccagttcatcaTACATGATAATATTATTCCAGAGGTATAGTGAaactgatattaaacgatatttgtggcttaatatctgtgaattatataatatatatatatatatatatatatatatatatatatatatatatatatatatatatatatatatatatatatatatatatatacacatacatacatacatacacatgtgtttGCATAAATAAAAGACTTTTGACGAATGTTTAATCACTACAAATGCAAAGACAGAACTTATTTGAGAGCATACTTTATATGAGCTGTATAGCCCTACATGTATGATAAAATCATTAGGTTGCTTCCATCGTATGTTGATAGTTGAGGAATCTATcgttaaatttatttacaaaatctacAAAGTTGGCTTGGCTGTTTTCATTTGTAATGGATGGAACACTTTCACGCTATAATGGGGGTTAAGGCTTCCATGGCGGAAAAGTGAAAAGCTTCCATCATCATCCGATTCCATTCATCTATTCTCGAGACATTTTACTAACTGGTAGGAACGGGATAAAAGAAAATGCCTCCCTCCAACCTCGTTGTCGGAGGTAACGAAATACTATAGTCATAGAAGATGAACTTAATGTATGTGAAGAAGAGTAACAAAAAGCTTACATATTAGTTTTATAAAGGctttctctgcttctctttctgtgaaataaagttataaaaagcCTATAACGTAATGATGATATGCCGTGGGTCACGACTACCataatttgtttgaaaatatggaaaattaccaGACTGACTATTGTACCGTAATGAAAATAGTCCAGTTACCAAATCAGAAAGCTTCAGTGGCAAACAAAGTTAGTTCATAACTGGCAGGGAGCAGTGTTGATTCGATCCAAGTTAACAgaaaaagggtgttaattctagGCATTGGCTTCAAGAGAGCTAGTGCCACAAATAGCTATTGTGAGCAAGAGGTTGTGCTGGCATAAGGGCAGCCTATTCTCCAACGACATTACTCTCAATCAGAAGACGAATGTGAAAATGACTGCTGCGTTGTTTTTGTAGGGAACAAATCACAgggaaaaatttgtattattactATACTACTGTTAATATCACTATTTATATAACTGCTATAAATTTCCAACCAATTACCTCATTCCAGATCAGTATTTTCTTCAGTGACGAGTTCCTCAGATCGACTCCTTCGTCGGTATGGTAAAACTCCTTCGGCATTTCTTTGATATATACCAAAGGAGCGACGTCA
Protein-coding regions in this window:
- the LOC136849693 gene encoding alpha-(1,3)-fucosyltransferase C-like — encoded protein: MYLDLRLGSSDVSKAQRHPELATVHERVLDETAVSVGPRKSSLRTSLGDVAPLVYIKEMPKEFYHTDEGVDLRNSSLKKILIWNEGYGSKTMGFGFGQAPFKLARCEVDSCFVTGNRTLVPFIDFDAIIFHFRTTNPRDMPRLRYDRQRWIFEEVESSSYIYQDIRIYNGVFNWTMTYRRDSDIVYTYGRVYENETQNFSSWRENYAAGKTKMAAWFVSNCRSHSRREKFVKALQKHFQVDIFGKCGPKKCPHKYGKKCYKLLEDNYKFYLSFENSVCKDYVTEKLFNILKYNVIPVVYGLADYDKIAPPGSYINALKFPDVRSLAEYLKYLDGNDTAYNDYFRWKGHYTIDTGWSNTAQPFCELCKKLHEDQAPKVYKDMKAWFVTKGSCKTLKIKDWLKNLK